Proteins encoded by one window of Sorex araneus isolate mSorAra2 chromosome 3, mSorAra2.pri, whole genome shotgun sequence:
- the PHLDB1 gene encoding pleckstrin homology-like domain family B member 1 isoform X12 codes for MDTVNRNQVGPGGKNPAVVQKGPLDLIETGKGLKVQTDKPHLVSLGSGRLSTAITLLPLEEGKTVIGSAARDISLQGPGLAPEHCYIENLRGTLTLYPCGNACTIDGLPVRKPTRLTQGCMLCLGQSTFLRFNHPAEAKWMKSMIPAGGRAPGPPYGSGPAEPEGLMNGNHAPPPAPRGPATCASHSSLVSSIEKDLQDIMDSLVLGEPTVAPMKPAATSPLSPMANGGRYLLSPPTSPGAMSMGSSYENTSPAFSPLSSPASSGSCASHSPSGQEPAPSMPPLVPARSSSYHLALQPPQTRPSGARPSESPRLGRKGGLERPPSPGLRGLLTDSPAATVLAEARRATESPRLGGQLPVVAISLSEYPASGARGQPTSTPGSPKVQPPVPAPRSKMVTLQDRPPSPFHELPGAERVLPASPARQLVGRTYSEGSAARALPPPESPRLSRRGVDSMRELPPLSPSLSRRALSPMSARSPSETKLSRDVAESPRPRRWAAHGATPEDFSLTSSARGRRTRSPSPTLGESLAPRKGSLSGRLSPAYSLGSLTGPSPRQSPRVQRKLSTGDLRVPVGRERKNSITEISDNEDELLEYHRRQRQERLREQEMERLERQRLETILNLCAEYSRADGGPEAGELPSIGEATAALALAGRRPSRGLAGARGGTGRSGEEPGGATARLWESLERSDEENLKEESSSTESTQQEHEDTPSTKLQGEVLALEEERAQALARVEQLKVRVKELEQQLQESAREAEMERALLQGEREAERTLLQKEQKAVEQLQEKLGTLETGIQKERDKERAELAAGRRHLEAHQALYAELRTQLDNCPESVREQLQEQLRREAEVLETETKLFEDLEFQQLERESRAEEERELAGQGLLRSKAELLLCVAKRKERLAILDSQAGQIRAQAVQESERLAREKNASLQLLQKEKEKLAMLERRYHVLTGGRPFPKSTSTLKEDEPLLSVSPATGLGAAALGPVPAPSQAGAASVPLTPAASALLCPKAQEYVTLEHLKAVWGPPSAPAGPAPGLPLRASASWDLGPTRLPPRLPSSSSFASVSPAPKMEKLLLPAVDLEQWYQELMAGLGTGPAAASPRSSPPPLPAKACRQLQVYRSKMDGEAASPLPRTRSGLLPSSSGSSSSSSQLSVATLGRSPSPKNTLVAQNCTGSLPRNLAATLQDIENKRQLALQQKAESLLAEPLPTDNPAGQQVIEEQRRRLAELKQKAVADAQCQWEALHGTAPYPPLMHHSILHHLPAGREHGEEGPHAYDTLSLESSDSMDTSISTGAASACSPDNMSSASGLDVGKIEEMEKLLKEAHAEKSRLVESREREMELRRQALEEERRRREQVERRLQSESARRQQLVEKEVKLREKQFSQARPLTRYLPIRKEDFDLKTHIESSGHGVDTCLHVVLSSKVCRGYLVKMGGKIKSWKKRWFVFDRLKRTLSYYVDKHETKLKGVIYFQAIEEVYYDHLRSAAKKKFLSFTLVTESPNPALTFCVKTHDRLYYMVAPSAEAMRIWMDVIVTGAEGYTQFMN; via the exons GTTGCATGCTATGCCTGGGCCAGTCCACCTTCCTCCGCTTTAACCACCCCGCTGAAGCCAAGTGGATGAAGAGCATGATCCCGGCAGGGGgccgggcccctgggcccccctaCGGCTCTGGCCCTG CCGAGCCGGAAGGCCTGATGAACGGGAACCACGCCCCGCCTCCCGCACCCCGGGGCCCGGCCACCTGTGCCAGCCACAGCTCCCTGGTGAGCTCCATCGAGAAGGATCTCCAGGACATCATGGACTCGCTGGTGCTGGGGGAGCCCACCGTGGCCCCCATGAAGCCCGCAGCCACATCGCCCCTGTCCCCGATGGCCAACGGGGGGCGCTACCTGCTGTCTCCCCCGACCAGCCCCGGGGCCATGTCCATGGGCTCCAGCTACGAGAACACCTCGCCAGCCTTTTCTCCGCTCTCCTCGCCAGCCAGCAGTGGGAGCTGTGCCAGTCACTCACCCAGCGGGCAGGAGCCAGCCCCTTCCATGCCCccactggtgcctgctcgctcCTCCAGCTACCAtctggccctgcagcccccgcAGACTCGACCGAGTGGGGCCCGCCCCTCCGAGAGCCCCCGGCTGGGCAGGAAAGGGGGTCTCGAGagaccccccagccccggccttcGGGGCTTGCTGACAGACAGCCCGGCAGCCACGGTGTTGGCAGAGGCCCGCAGAGCCACGGAGAGCCCCCGGCTGGGTGGGCAGCTGCCCGTGGTGGCCATCAGCCTGAGTGAATACCCAGCATCCGGTGCTCGGGGCCAACCCACCAGcactcctgggagccccaaggtCCAGCCTCCCGTCCCGGCCCCCCGGAGCAAGATGGTCACCCTCCAGGACCGGCCGCCCAGTCCTTTCCACGAGCTGCCCGGCGCTGAGCGGGTGCTGCCAGCTAGCCCCGCGCGCCAGCTGGTGGGCAGGACCTATTCGGAGGGCTCAGCCGCCAGGGCTCTGCCGCCCCCCGAGAGCCCCCGCCTCAGCCGGCGGGGGGTGGACAGCATGCGGGAGCTCCCTCCCTTGAGCCCGTCTCTATCCCGCCGGGCCCTGTCCCCCATGTCTGCCCGGAGCCCCTCGGAAACCAAGCTGAGCAGGGACGTGGCCGAGAGCCCCCGGCCCCGGCGCTGGGCTGCCCACGGGGCCACCCCAGAGGACTTTTCCCTGACGTCGAGTGCCCGGGGCCGCAGGACACGGAGCCCCTCGCCCACCCTGGGGGAGTCCCTGGCGCCCCGCAAGGGCAGCCTCAGTGGCAGACTGAGCCCCGCCTACAGCCTGGGCTCCCTGACGGGACCCTCGCCCCGCCAGAGCCCCCGGGTGCAGAGGAAGCTCTCCACGGGGGACCTGCGCGTGCCCGTCGGCCGGGAGCGCAAGAACAGCATCACCGAGATCAGCGACAACGAGGACGAGCTGCTGGAGTACCACCGGCGCCAGCGCCAGGAGCGGCTGCGCGAGCAGGAGATGGAGCGGCTG GAACGCCAGCGCCTGGAGACCATCCTCAACCTGTGTGCCGAGTACAGCCGGGCGGACGGGGGCCCCGAGGCCGGGGAACTGCCCAGCATTGGGGAGGCCACCGCCGCGCTGGCGCTGGCAGGCCGGAGGCCCTCCCGGGGCCTGGCCGGGGCACGAGGGGGCACTGGGCGGAGTGGTGAGGAGCCTGGAGGGGCCACGGCGCGCCTGTGGGAGAGTCTGGAGCGTTCTGATGAGGAGAACCTGAAGGAGGAGAGCAGTAGCACGGAGAGCACCCAGCaggag CATGAGGACACCCCCAGCACCAAGCTCCAGGGCGAGGTGCTGGCCCTGGAGGAGGAGCGGGCCCAGGCTCTGGCGCGGGTGGAGCAGCTGAAGGTGCGGGTGAAAGAGCTAGAGCAGCAGCTGCAGGAGTCGGCCCGAGAG GCTGAGATGGAGCGCGCCCTGCTGCAGGGCGAGAGGGAGGCCGAGCGGACCCTGCTGCAGAAGGAGCAGAAGGCCGTGGAGCAGCTGCAGGAGAAGCTGGGGACCCTGGAGACGGGcatccagaaggagagggataag GAGAGGGCGGAGCTGGCCGCAGGACGGAGGCACCTGGAGGCGCACCAGGCGCTGTACGCCGAGCTCAGGACGCAGCTCGATAACTGCCCCGAGTCAGTGCGGGAACAGTTACAGGAGCAGCTGAGAAGG GAGGCCGAGGTCCTGGAGACGGAGACGAAGCTCTTCGAGGACCTGGAGTTCCAGCAGCTGGAGCGGGAGAGCCGCGCCGAGGAGGAGCGGGAGCTGGCGGGCCAGGGGCTGCTGCGGAGCAAGGCCGAGCTGCTGCTCTGCGTCGCCAAGAGGAAG GAGCGCCTGGCCATCCTGGACAGCCAGGCAGGGCAGATCCGGGCACAGGCCGTGCAGGAGTCGGAGCGCCTGGCCCGGGAGAAGAACGCGTCCCTGCAGCTTCTGCAGAAG GAGAAGGAGAAACTGGCCATGCTGGAAAGAAGGTACCACGTGCTGACAGGGGGCCGGCCCTTCCCGAAGAGCACGTCCACCCTCAAGGAG GACGAACCACTCCTCTCGGTGTCCCCAGcgacggggctgggggctgcggctCTGGGGCCGGTCCCAGCCCCTTCTCAGGCCGGGGCCGCCTCTGTCCCCTTAACCCCAGCTGCTTCCGCCCTGCTCTGCCCCAAAGCACAAGAG TACGTGACGCTTGAGCATCTAAAGGCCGTGTGGGGCCCCCCGTCTGCACCCGCAGGCCCTGCCCCGGGGCTGCCGCTCCGGGCGTCTGCCTCCTGGGACCTGGGGCCCACCCGCCTTCCTCCCCGGctgccctcctcctcttccttcgcTTCTGTCTCGCCTGCGCCCAAG ATGGAGAAGCTCTTGCTCCCTGCTGTAGACTTAGAACAGTGGTACCAGGAGCTGATGGCCGGGCTGGGCACGGGTCCCGCCGCGGCCTCCCCGCGCTCTTCCCCCCCGCCTCTGCCCGCCAAAGCTTGCCGGCAGCTGCAG gTTTACCGCTCCAAGATGGACGGGGAGGCCGCCAGCCCTCTGCCCCGCACCCGCAGCGGCCTGCTCCCCTCTTCctctggctcctcctcctcctcctctcagctCAGCGTGGCCACCCTGGGCCGCAGCCCGTCCCCGAAG AACACCCTCGTAGCCCAGAACTGCACGGGCAGCTTACCCCGGAACTTGGCCGCCACGCTGCAGGACATCGAGAACAAGCGGCAGCTGGCCCTGCAGCAGAAGG ctgagTCGCTCCTTGCCGAGCCCCTCCCGACCGACAACCCGGCAG ggcAGCAGGTGATCGAGGAGCAGCGGCGGCGCCTGGCAGAGCTGAAGCAGAAGGCTGTGGCGGACGCGCAGTGCCAGTGGGAGGCGCTGCACGGGACGGCCCCCTACCCCCCGCTCATGCACCACTCCATCCTGCACCACCTCCCGGCCGGCCGGGAGCACGGCGAGGAGGGCCCGCACGCCTACGACACGCTGAGCCTGGAGAGCTCGGACAGTATGGACACCAGCATCTCCACGGGCGCCGCCTCGGCCTGCTCGCCCGACAACATGTCCAG TGCCAGCGGCCTGGACGTGGGAAAGATCGAGGAGATGGAGAAGCTGCTCAAGGAAGCTCACGCGGAGAAGAGCCGGCTCGTGGAGTCCAGG GAGCGGGAGATGGAGCTGCGCAGGCAGGCCCTGGAGGAAGAGCGGCGGCGGCGTGAGCAGGTGGAACGGAGGCTGCAGAGCGAGAGCGCACGGAGGCAGCAGCTGGTGGAGAAGGAGGTGAAGCTGCGGGAGAAGCAGTTCTCACAG GCACGGCCCCTGACCCGGTACCTGCCCATCCGGAAGGAGGACTTTGACCTGAAGACACACATCGAGTCCTCGGGCCACGGGGTGGACACGTGCCTCCACGTGGTGCTCAGCAGCAAG GTCTGCCGCGGCTACTTGGTCAAGATGGGTGGCAAGATTAAATCCTGGAAGAAACGCTGGTTTGTCTTCGACCGGCTCAAGCGCACCCTTTCCTACTACGTGG ACAAGCACGAGACCAAGCTGAAAGGGGTCATCTACTTCCAGGCCATCGAGGAGGTGTACTACGACCACCTACGCAGCGCAGCCAAG AAGAAGTTTCTCAGCTTCACTCTGGTGACCGAG AGTCCCAACCCGGCGCTCACCTTCTGCGTGAAGACGCACGACCGGCTCTACTACATGGTGGCGCCATCGGCGGAGGCCATGCGCATCTGGATGGACGTCATCGTCACGGGCGCCGAGGGCTACACTCAGTTCATGAACTGA
- the PHLDB1 gene encoding pleckstrin homology-like domain family B member 1 isoform X1 yields the protein MRRLGRGPRWTPRPQDHWRPRAMDTVNRNQVGPGGKNPAVVQKGPLDLIETGKGLKVQTDKPHLVSLGSGRLSTAITLLPLEEGKTVIGSAARDISLQGPGLAPEHCYIENLRGTLTLYPCGNACTIDGLPVRKPTRLTQGCMLCLGQSTFLRFNHPAEAKWMKSMIPAGGRAPGPPYGSGPAEPEGLMNGNHAPPPAPRGPATCASHSSLVSSIEKDLQDIMDSLVLGEPTVAPMKPAATSPLSPMANGGRYLLSPPTSPGAMSMGSSYENTSPAFSPLSSPASSGSCASHSPSGQEPAPSMPPLVPARSSSYHLALQPPQTRPSGARPSESPRLGRKGGLERPPSPGLRGLLTDSPAATVLAEARRATESPRLGGQLPVVAISLSEYPASGARGQPTSTPGSPKVQPPVPAPRSKMVTLQDRPPSPFHELPGAERVLPASPARQLVGRTYSEGSAARALPPPESPRLSRRGVDSMRELPPLSPSLSRRALSPMSARSPSETKLSRDVAESPRPRRWAAHGATPEDFSLTSSARGRRTRSPSPTLGESLAPRKGSLSGRLSPAYSLGSLTGPSPRQSPRVQRKLSTGDLRVPVGRERKNSITEISDNEDELLEYHRRQRQERLREQEMERLERQRLETILNLCAEYSRADGGPEAGELPSIGEATAALALAGRRPSRGLAGARGGTGRSGEEPGGATARLWESLERSDEENLKEESSSTESTQQEHEDTPSTKLQGEVLALEEERAQALARVEQLKVRVKELEQQLQESAREAEMERALLQGEREAERTLLQKEQKAVEQLQEKLGTLETGIQKERDKERAELAAGRRHLEAHQALYAELRTQLDNCPESVREQLQEQLRREAEVLETETKLFEDLEFQQLERESRAEEERELAGQGLLRSKAELLLCVAKRKERLAILDSQAGQIRAQAVQESERLAREKNASLQLLQKEKEKLAMLERRYHVLTGGRPFPKSTSTLKEDEPLLSVSPATGLGAAALGPVPAPSQAGAASVPLTPAASALLCPKAQEYVTLEHLKAVWGPPSAPAGPAPGLPLRASASWDLGPTRLPPRLPSSSSFASVSPAPKMEKLLLPAVDLEQWYQELMAGLGTGPAAASPRSSPPPLPAKACRQLQVYRSKMDGEAASPLPRTRSGLLPSSSGSSSSSSQLSVATLGRSPSPKNTLVAQNCTGSLPRNLAATLQDIENKRQLALQQKAESLLAEPLPTDNPAGQQVIEEQRRRLAELKQKAVADAQCQWEALHGTAPYPPLMHHSILHHLPAGREHGEEGPHAYDTLSLESSDSMDTSISTGAASACSPDNMSSASGLDVGKIEEMEKLLKEAHAEKSRLVESREREMELRRQALEEERRRREQVERRLQSESARRQQLVEKEVKLREKQFSQARPLTRYLPIRKEDFDLKTHIESSGHGVDTCLHVVLSSKVCRGYLVKMGGKIKSWKKRWFVFDRLKRTLSYYVDKHETKLKGVIYFQAIEEVYYDHLRSAAKKKFLSFTLVTESPNPALTFCVKTHDRLYYMVAPSAEAMRIWMDVIVTGAEGYTQFMN from the exons GTTGCATGCTATGCCTGGGCCAGTCCACCTTCCTCCGCTTTAACCACCCCGCTGAAGCCAAGTGGATGAAGAGCATGATCCCGGCAGGGGgccgggcccctgggcccccctaCGGCTCTGGCCCTG CCGAGCCGGAAGGCCTGATGAACGGGAACCACGCCCCGCCTCCCGCACCCCGGGGCCCGGCCACCTGTGCCAGCCACAGCTCCCTGGTGAGCTCCATCGAGAAGGATCTCCAGGACATCATGGACTCGCTGGTGCTGGGGGAGCCCACCGTGGCCCCCATGAAGCCCGCAGCCACATCGCCCCTGTCCCCGATGGCCAACGGGGGGCGCTACCTGCTGTCTCCCCCGACCAGCCCCGGGGCCATGTCCATGGGCTCCAGCTACGAGAACACCTCGCCAGCCTTTTCTCCGCTCTCCTCGCCAGCCAGCAGTGGGAGCTGTGCCAGTCACTCACCCAGCGGGCAGGAGCCAGCCCCTTCCATGCCCccactggtgcctgctcgctcCTCCAGCTACCAtctggccctgcagcccccgcAGACTCGACCGAGTGGGGCCCGCCCCTCCGAGAGCCCCCGGCTGGGCAGGAAAGGGGGTCTCGAGagaccccccagccccggccttcGGGGCTTGCTGACAGACAGCCCGGCAGCCACGGTGTTGGCAGAGGCCCGCAGAGCCACGGAGAGCCCCCGGCTGGGTGGGCAGCTGCCCGTGGTGGCCATCAGCCTGAGTGAATACCCAGCATCCGGTGCTCGGGGCCAACCCACCAGcactcctgggagccccaaggtCCAGCCTCCCGTCCCGGCCCCCCGGAGCAAGATGGTCACCCTCCAGGACCGGCCGCCCAGTCCTTTCCACGAGCTGCCCGGCGCTGAGCGGGTGCTGCCAGCTAGCCCCGCGCGCCAGCTGGTGGGCAGGACCTATTCGGAGGGCTCAGCCGCCAGGGCTCTGCCGCCCCCCGAGAGCCCCCGCCTCAGCCGGCGGGGGGTGGACAGCATGCGGGAGCTCCCTCCCTTGAGCCCGTCTCTATCCCGCCGGGCCCTGTCCCCCATGTCTGCCCGGAGCCCCTCGGAAACCAAGCTGAGCAGGGACGTGGCCGAGAGCCCCCGGCCCCGGCGCTGGGCTGCCCACGGGGCCACCCCAGAGGACTTTTCCCTGACGTCGAGTGCCCGGGGCCGCAGGACACGGAGCCCCTCGCCCACCCTGGGGGAGTCCCTGGCGCCCCGCAAGGGCAGCCTCAGTGGCAGACTGAGCCCCGCCTACAGCCTGGGCTCCCTGACGGGACCCTCGCCCCGCCAGAGCCCCCGGGTGCAGAGGAAGCTCTCCACGGGGGACCTGCGCGTGCCCGTCGGCCGGGAGCGCAAGAACAGCATCACCGAGATCAGCGACAACGAGGACGAGCTGCTGGAGTACCACCGGCGCCAGCGCCAGGAGCGGCTGCGCGAGCAGGAGATGGAGCGGCTG GAACGCCAGCGCCTGGAGACCATCCTCAACCTGTGTGCCGAGTACAGCCGGGCGGACGGGGGCCCCGAGGCCGGGGAACTGCCCAGCATTGGGGAGGCCACCGCCGCGCTGGCGCTGGCAGGCCGGAGGCCCTCCCGGGGCCTGGCCGGGGCACGAGGGGGCACTGGGCGGAGTGGTGAGGAGCCTGGAGGGGCCACGGCGCGCCTGTGGGAGAGTCTGGAGCGTTCTGATGAGGAGAACCTGAAGGAGGAGAGCAGTAGCACGGAGAGCACCCAGCaggag CATGAGGACACCCCCAGCACCAAGCTCCAGGGCGAGGTGCTGGCCCTGGAGGAGGAGCGGGCCCAGGCTCTGGCGCGGGTGGAGCAGCTGAAGGTGCGGGTGAAAGAGCTAGAGCAGCAGCTGCAGGAGTCGGCCCGAGAG GCTGAGATGGAGCGCGCCCTGCTGCAGGGCGAGAGGGAGGCCGAGCGGACCCTGCTGCAGAAGGAGCAGAAGGCCGTGGAGCAGCTGCAGGAGAAGCTGGGGACCCTGGAGACGGGcatccagaaggagagggataag GAGAGGGCGGAGCTGGCCGCAGGACGGAGGCACCTGGAGGCGCACCAGGCGCTGTACGCCGAGCTCAGGACGCAGCTCGATAACTGCCCCGAGTCAGTGCGGGAACAGTTACAGGAGCAGCTGAGAAGG GAGGCCGAGGTCCTGGAGACGGAGACGAAGCTCTTCGAGGACCTGGAGTTCCAGCAGCTGGAGCGGGAGAGCCGCGCCGAGGAGGAGCGGGAGCTGGCGGGCCAGGGGCTGCTGCGGAGCAAGGCCGAGCTGCTGCTCTGCGTCGCCAAGAGGAAG GAGCGCCTGGCCATCCTGGACAGCCAGGCAGGGCAGATCCGGGCACAGGCCGTGCAGGAGTCGGAGCGCCTGGCCCGGGAGAAGAACGCGTCCCTGCAGCTTCTGCAGAAG GAGAAGGAGAAACTGGCCATGCTGGAAAGAAGGTACCACGTGCTGACAGGGGGCCGGCCCTTCCCGAAGAGCACGTCCACCCTCAAGGAG GACGAACCACTCCTCTCGGTGTCCCCAGcgacggggctgggggctgcggctCTGGGGCCGGTCCCAGCCCCTTCTCAGGCCGGGGCCGCCTCTGTCCCCTTAACCCCAGCTGCTTCCGCCCTGCTCTGCCCCAAAGCACAAGAG TACGTGACGCTTGAGCATCTAAAGGCCGTGTGGGGCCCCCCGTCTGCACCCGCAGGCCCTGCCCCGGGGCTGCCGCTCCGGGCGTCTGCCTCCTGGGACCTGGGGCCCACCCGCCTTCCTCCCCGGctgccctcctcctcttccttcgcTTCTGTCTCGCCTGCGCCCAAG ATGGAGAAGCTCTTGCTCCCTGCTGTAGACTTAGAACAGTGGTACCAGGAGCTGATGGCCGGGCTGGGCACGGGTCCCGCCGCGGCCTCCCCGCGCTCTTCCCCCCCGCCTCTGCCCGCCAAAGCTTGCCGGCAGCTGCAG gTTTACCGCTCCAAGATGGACGGGGAGGCCGCCAGCCCTCTGCCCCGCACCCGCAGCGGCCTGCTCCCCTCTTCctctggctcctcctcctcctcctctcagctCAGCGTGGCCACCCTGGGCCGCAGCCCGTCCCCGAAG AACACCCTCGTAGCCCAGAACTGCACGGGCAGCTTACCCCGGAACTTGGCCGCCACGCTGCAGGACATCGAGAACAAGCGGCAGCTGGCCCTGCAGCAGAAGG ctgagTCGCTCCTTGCCGAGCCCCTCCCGACCGACAACCCGGCAG ggcAGCAGGTGATCGAGGAGCAGCGGCGGCGCCTGGCAGAGCTGAAGCAGAAGGCTGTGGCGGACGCGCAGTGCCAGTGGGAGGCGCTGCACGGGACGGCCCCCTACCCCCCGCTCATGCACCACTCCATCCTGCACCACCTCCCGGCCGGCCGGGAGCACGGCGAGGAGGGCCCGCACGCCTACGACACGCTGAGCCTGGAGAGCTCGGACAGTATGGACACCAGCATCTCCACGGGCGCCGCCTCGGCCTGCTCGCCCGACAACATGTCCAG TGCCAGCGGCCTGGACGTGGGAAAGATCGAGGAGATGGAGAAGCTGCTCAAGGAAGCTCACGCGGAGAAGAGCCGGCTCGTGGAGTCCAGG GAGCGGGAGATGGAGCTGCGCAGGCAGGCCCTGGAGGAAGAGCGGCGGCGGCGTGAGCAGGTGGAACGGAGGCTGCAGAGCGAGAGCGCACGGAGGCAGCAGCTGGTGGAGAAGGAGGTGAAGCTGCGGGAGAAGCAGTTCTCACAG GCACGGCCCCTGACCCGGTACCTGCCCATCCGGAAGGAGGACTTTGACCTGAAGACACACATCGAGTCCTCGGGCCACGGGGTGGACACGTGCCTCCACGTGGTGCTCAGCAGCAAG GTCTGCCGCGGCTACTTGGTCAAGATGGGTGGCAAGATTAAATCCTGGAAGAAACGCTGGTTTGTCTTCGACCGGCTCAAGCGCACCCTTTCCTACTACGTGG ACAAGCACGAGACCAAGCTGAAAGGGGTCATCTACTTCCAGGCCATCGAGGAGGTGTACTACGACCACCTACGCAGCGCAGCCAAG AAGAAGTTTCTCAGCTTCACTCTGGTGACCGAG AGTCCCAACCCGGCGCTCACCTTCTGCGTGAAGACGCACGACCGGCTCTACTACATGGTGGCGCCATCGGCGGAGGCCATGCGCATCTGGATGGACGTCATCGTCACGGGCGCCGAGGGCTACACTCAGTTCATGAACTGA